A region of Burkholderiales bacterium JOSHI_001 DNA encodes the following proteins:
- a CDS encoding RNA polymerase sigma factor, sigma-70 family (PFAM: Sigma-70, region 4~TIGRFAM: RNA polymerase sigma factor, sigma-70 family), with product MATDKELTDFLKSVEKRAFKRTAYTVRDEDAALDVVQDAMIRLAERYADRPAAELPLLFQRILSNATMDWFRRQKVRNAVMQNLSDFESDGDDGDFDLLETLATGEGSLGAESAADSVSRAQILLVIEGEVAQLPGRQREAFLLRYWEELDVAETAAVMGCSEGSVKTHCSRAVHTLAKALRAKGISL from the coding sequence TTGGCCACAGACAAAGAACTGACGGATTTCCTCAAGAGCGTCGAGAAGCGCGCCTTCAAACGCACGGCCTACACCGTGCGAGATGAAGATGCTGCGCTCGATGTGGTGCAGGACGCCATGATCCGCCTGGCCGAGAGGTATGCCGACCGCCCCGCAGCGGAACTGCCACTGCTGTTCCAGCGCATCCTGTCCAACGCCACGATGGACTGGTTCCGGCGCCAAAAAGTCCGCAATGCGGTGATGCAGAACCTGTCGGATTTCGAATCCGACGGCGATGATGGCGACTTCGACCTGCTGGAAACCCTGGCCACCGGCGAGGGCAGCCTGGGCGCCGAGAGCGCGGCCGACTCGGTCAGTCGGGCCCAGATCCTGCTGGTGATCGAAGGTGAAGTGGCCCAGTTGCCCGGCCGTCAACGCGAAGCCTTCCTGCTGCGTTACTGGGAGGAACTCGATGTCGCCGAAACCGCCGCTGTCATGGGCTGTTCCGAGGGCAGCGTGAAGACGCACTGCTCCCGGGCGGTTCACACTTTGGCCAAGGCCCTTCGGGCAAAGGGAATCTCGCTGTGA
- a CDS encoding Protein of unknown function (DUF3106) (PFAM: Protein of unknown function (DUF3106)), translating to MIHLRTSRFGGRPCLHGLLGVLAGVALMAGLAGSAFTARAQDTATAVLSKAEGPSWQSLSLAQRTALAPMERDWAGIDATRKAKWLEVAARFYSLPKPEQQRIQERMRAWVAMSPQQRGRARLTFQESRQLAPQERQERWEAYQNLPPERRAALEQRLHTTGPSAADARDAQRGREKKVVINPPGREAGPGKVVAPTVVQAQNGATTSLVNKLASPPVHQQPGMPKIAATSNFVDRTTLLPKRGPQGAESRGVASAASAPAGTRNTP from the coding sequence ATGATCCACCTCAGGACGTCGCGGTTCGGTGGCCGGCCTTGCCTGCACGGCTTGCTCGGCGTGCTGGCCGGCGTCGCTCTGATGGCCGGCCTGGCCGGCAGCGCCTTCACGGCACGGGCGCAGGACACTGCGACAGCCGTCCTCAGCAAGGCAGAGGGTCCTTCCTGGCAGTCCCTCAGCCTGGCGCAACGCACGGCGCTGGCGCCCATGGAACGCGACTGGGCCGGCATTGACGCAACCCGCAAGGCCAAGTGGCTGGAAGTGGCGGCGCGCTTCTACAGCCTGCCGAAGCCCGAGCAGCAGCGGATCCAGGAGCGCATGCGCGCCTGGGTGGCCATGTCGCCGCAACAGCGCGGCCGGGCCCGGCTCACGTTCCAGGAGTCACGCCAGTTGGCACCGCAGGAACGCCAGGAACGCTGGGAGGCCTACCAGAACCTGCCGCCCGAACGGCGTGCCGCCCTGGAACAACGCCTTCACACCACCGGCCCGTCGGCGGCCGACGCCCGCGACGCCCAGCGCGGGCGCGAGAAGAAGGTGGTCATCAACCCGCCGGGCCGGGAAGCCGGCCCCGGCAAGGTGGTGGCCCCCACCGTGGTCCAGGCTCAGAACGGTGCCACCACGTCCTTGGTGAACAAGCTGGCCTCGCCACCGGTGCACCAGCAACCGGGCATGCCCAAGATCGCGGCCACATCCAACTTCGTGGACCGCACCACGTTGCTGCCCAAGCGCGGCCCCCAAGGGGCTGAGTCCCGCGGGGTGGCCAGTGCCGCCTCCGCGCCCGCGGGCACGCGCAACACCCCATGA
- a CDS encoding Protein of unknown function (DUF3619) (PFAM: Protein of unknown function (DUF3619)) — MNYVTPQRPHPSSDDLQARLALNLTARLSEQADHLPHDISERLRVAREQAVERARQSRRLAAVPAVQVQASGTAVLSGPPSLWLRLASFLPLVVLAAGMVLINHVNVRDEINAAAEIDAALLADDLPPAAYLDPGFSEFLKSPDGP, encoded by the coding sequence GTGAACTACGTCACCCCTCAACGCCCCCATCCCTCGTCGGATGACCTGCAGGCCCGCCTGGCCCTGAACCTGACCGCCCGCCTGTCCGAGCAGGCCGACCACCTGCCCCACGACATTTCCGAACGCCTGCGCGTGGCCCGCGAACAAGCCGTGGAACGCGCGCGTCAATCGCGCCGGCTGGCCGCCGTCCCCGCCGTCCAGGTGCAGGCCTCCGGCACGGCCGTGCTGTCCGGCCCACCCTCGCTGTGGTTACGCCTGGCCTCCTTCCTGCCCCTGGTGGTGCTGGCCGCCGGCATGGTGCTGATCAACCATGTGAATGTGCGTGACGAGATCAACGCCGCGGCTGAAATCGACGCCGCCTTGCTGGCCGACGACCTGCCGCCCGCGGCCTACCTGGACCCGGGCTTCTCGGAATTCCTGAAGTCGCCGGACGGGCCATGA
- a CDS encoding acetolactate synthase, large subunit, biosynthetic type (PFAM: Thiamine pyrophosphate enzyme, central domain; Thiamine pyrophosphate enzyme, N-terminal TPP binding domain; Thiamine pyrophosphate enzyme, C-terminal TPP binding domain~TIGRFAM: acetolactate synthase, large subunit, biosynthetic type) — translation MVFRQRNSQRFEMDMSAAEVKRAASAQPNSPSPQADPNGSEILVRCLQAEGVKYIWGYPGGSVLYIYDALYRQDTMQHVLVRHEQAAVHAADGYARATGDVGVALVTSGPGVTNAVTGIATAYMDSIPMVIITGQVPTAAIGLDAFQECDTVGITRPVVKHNFLVKDVRDLAVTLKKAFHIARTGRPGPVVVDIPKDVSLKTCPYVYPDKVEMRSYNPVKKGHGGQIRKAMQLLMSAKRPYIYSGGGVILGNATAELRELSDLLGFPCTNTLMGLGATPASDPKFLGMLGMHGTYEANMTMQHCDVLLAIGARFDDRVIGNPKHFASVERKIIHIDIDPSSISKRVKVDIPIVGDVKDVLQEMIGHLRENPSRPEKAAIASWWSQVNDWRKRDCLVYKNSDEVIKPQFVVETLARLTQNIDTYITSDVGQHQMWAAQYYPFQEPRRWINSGGLGTMGVGLPYAMGIKLAKPDSEVFCITGEGSIQMCIQELSTCQQYKTPVKVVALNNRYLGMVRQWQELDYQGRYSHSYMDALPDFVKLAEAYGHIGLKIERPSEVEPALKEMLRHKDRTFFLDVRTDPTENVWPMVKAGKGITEMLLGAEEL, via the coding sequence ATGGTTTTTCGTCAGAGAAATTCACAAAGGTTCGAAATGGACATGTCTGCCGCGGAAGTCAAGCGCGCCGCATCGGCGCAACCGAATTCCCCCTCCCCCCAAGCCGACCCGAACGGGTCCGAAATCCTGGTCCGCTGCCTGCAGGCCGAGGGTGTGAAGTACATCTGGGGCTACCCCGGTGGCTCTGTGCTTTACATCTACGACGCCCTGTACCGCCAGGACACCATGCAGCACGTGCTGGTGCGCCACGAGCAGGCCGCCGTGCATGCCGCCGACGGCTATGCCCGCGCCACCGGCGATGTGGGCGTGGCCCTGGTCACCAGCGGCCCGGGCGTGACCAATGCCGTCACCGGCATTGCCACCGCCTACATGGACAGCATCCCCATGGTGATCATCACCGGCCAGGTGCCCACCGCCGCCATCGGCCTGGACGCCTTCCAGGAATGCGACACCGTGGGCATCACGCGCCCGGTGGTCAAGCACAACTTCCTGGTGAAGGATGTGCGCGACCTGGCCGTCACGCTGAAGAAAGCCTTCCACATCGCCCGCACCGGCCGCCCCGGCCCGGTGGTGGTGGACATCCCCAAGGACGTGTCGCTGAAGACCTGCCCCTATGTCTACCCGGACAAGGTGGAGATGCGCTCGTACAACCCGGTGAAAAAGGGCCACGGCGGGCAGATCCGCAAGGCCATGCAGTTGCTGATGTCGGCCAAGCGGCCCTACATCTACAGCGGCGGCGGCGTGATCCTGGGCAATGCCACGGCCGAACTGCGAGAACTGAGCGACCTGCTGGGCTTTCCTTGCACCAACACCCTGATGGGCCTGGGCGCAACGCCGGCGTCCGACCCCAAGTTCCTCGGCATGCTGGGCATGCACGGCACCTACGAAGCGAACATGACCATGCAGCACTGCGACGTGCTGCTGGCCATCGGCGCGCGCTTTGACGACCGCGTGATCGGCAACCCCAAGCACTTCGCCTCGGTGGAGCGCAAGATCATCCACATCGACATCGACCCCTCGTCGATTTCCAAGCGGGTGAAGGTGGACATCCCCATCGTCGGCGACGTGAAGGATGTGCTGCAGGAAATGATCGGCCACCTGCGCGAGAACCCCTCACGCCCCGAGAAGGCCGCCATCGCATCGTGGTGGAGCCAGGTGAACGACTGGCGCAAGCGCGATTGTCTGGTCTACAAGAACAGCGACGAGGTCATCAAGCCGCAGTTCGTGGTGGAAACGCTGGCCCGCCTGACCCAGAACATCGACACCTACATCACCAGCGACGTCGGCCAGCACCAGATGTGGGCCGCACAGTACTACCCCTTCCAGGAGCCGCGCCGCTGGATCAACTCCGGCGGCCTGGGCACCATGGGCGTGGGCCTGCCCTACGCCATGGGCATCAAGCTGGCCAAACCCGATTCGGAAGTGTTCTGCATCACCGGCGAGGGCAGCATCCAGATGTGCATCCAGGAACTGTCCACCTGCCAGCAGTACAAGACGCCGGTGAAGGTGGTGGCGCTGAACAACCGCTACCTGGGCATGGTGCGGCAGTGGCAGGAACTGGACTACCAGGGCCGGTACTCGCACAGCTACATGGATGCCCTGCCCGATTTCGTGAAGCTGGCCGAGGCCTACGGCCACATCGGCCTGAAGATCGAGCGGCCCAGCGAGGTGGAG
- a CDS encoding putative membrane protein (PFAM: RDD family) has translation MTAGPAGTLDAKPPASAGLQAPALWRRLACMLYEGVVLFGVVMIFGYLYSSLTQQRHALQGTTGLQVFIFLVLGIYFGWFWSRGGQTVAMKAWHLRVVDAQGRPVGQGRAVLRYALAWLWFLPALASLHFAGLKGGGTIALLLLSGVAVYAALTLLRPDRQFFHDALCGTRLIDCRPALPAAPAK, from the coding sequence ATGACCGCCGGCCCGGCCGGCACCCTTGACGCCAAACCCCCGGCCAGCGCCGGGCTGCAGGCCCCCGCCCTGTGGCGACGCCTGGCCTGCATGCTGTACGAGGGCGTGGTGCTGTTCGGCGTGGTCATGATCTTCGGCTACCTGTATTCCAGCCTCACCCAGCAGCGCCATGCCTTGCAGGGCACCACCGGGCTTCAGGTCTTCATCTTCCTGGTCCTGGGCATTTACTTTGGCTGGTTCTGGAGCCGTGGTGGGCAGACCGTGGCCATGAAGGCCTGGCACCTGCGCGTGGTGGACGCCCAAGGCCGGCCGGTGGGCCAAGGCCGGGCCGTGCTGCGCTACGCCCTGGCCTGGTTGTGGTTCCTGCCCGCGCTGGCTTCGCTGCATTTCGCGGGCCTGAAGGGTGGCGGCACCATCGCGCTGCTGCTGCTGTCCGGTGTGGCTGTCTATGCCGCGCTGACGCTGCTGCGGCCTGACCGCCAGTTCTTCCACGATGCCCTGTGCGGCACCCGCCTCATCGACTGCAGGCCGGCCCTGCCTGCAGCG